TTGATAATTGACACGAATACTAAAATATCCCTTTAAATCACCAGTAAGAGATTCCAATCTGTTTCCAGGTGGAGCCTTAAGATCATTGAGTGCCTCAGCATAATGCATCATATCAAGCTTTCTTCTTACAACATTGCCAATTGAACTCCAGCCAACTCCCTTAGGCGGCTTTCCAGTCAGAAAAAAACGCTCAGTCGCTTTGTCAGAGAAAGAGCATATAGCCATATTTATTTATTCTATATGTAGGTATACCTTGTAAAGGTATTAAAGGATATCGACGGTTAAATTAGGCTCGAACGAATGGACTAGAGTAAGAAAGGCCAAACTCGGATGGAAAATGTGTGTGTGGAGTGATAGGATGAACACCAAGT
This window of the Nitrospirota bacterium genome carries:
- a CDS encoding type II toxin-antitoxin system RelE/ParE family toxin translates to MAICSFSDKATERFFLTGKPPKGVGWSSIGNVVRRKLDMMHYAEALNDLKAPPGNRLESLTGDLKGYFSIRVNYQWRVVLGWTDSGPNHVRVCDYP